TGCCAACCTTCTCTCTTGCGTGTAGACTTTCCTTATTactaataagattaaaaaataataataataataataataataataaataaataaataaataaataaataataaaaatctcccTTTAATTTCCTCATGTGTATTAATTAGCAAATACTAGGTAATTGGCCCGTATTTCTCTGCGGATTTGAACTAAGAAagattttaaatgtaaaacatagcattgttaatgtatttttttattgtgaataaaATCTTGATTATGAATTTAAGATTTAATGTATATaaagtaaagttttttttaaaaaaattgaaatgataaCATCTTCGATCAATATGAGCTAACATGAGTTAAACTGTCAAATCTACAATTCAGGTCATATACTTAATTGGacttaataatatcaatttttaaataagttttatttaattatataataataatatacacCATCAACATAgcaactttttgtaaaaaaaatataatgatagactctaaagaaaaaactttctaatattataaaaaagctaGTATACTctcattcaaaaacaaaataagaattaaatgatatttaataaaataatatctaaaatatattcttaattaatttaatatatttataaatttatattattttaaactaattattttaaaaaaataataatttaaattaaagaaaaatttaaaagaataaaaacacaaataagaCAGGCCACGTGCCTAGCCTTATTTAAAAAGTCTAGGTATTAGGTCTTttcctaatatatttttatttctcatttatttttattttaaaaaaaaaattgagaaatagtGATACGTGACATGTTATCTATTGGACTACTTCCTCAAAATTTGACAACCACAATGATggctaaaaaatcaaagaaggtTTTGGtctaaaaatccatttttccttttattttcacctCATAAAAACCTCCATAAACTACTTATAAACCCCAAAATACTCTAAAatcacttcaaaaaataaaaatcaacttgattaaaataaatcaaatgaacaCCGATTTACTTTTTCGGTTATATTTCTAGGGAAAAAAACCACCATCATTGAACTCCTTTCAAGAAGATGAGCTCATTGACAAAAATATCCTCCTTTTTTAATGACTAGAAAGTGACCAACAaataaatttctcttttttttgttatttttcaatgattttatatCTTCTTTCTCAATCGAGAGACTGaataatgaacaaaataagctttaaaatcaaaataaaaactaaaaaaacttatagatttttttggaagaaattgatatatatcttttaattttatatttctactacaatttaaaacttcatttcatgaaattatgtcacaaaaggattaaattaaaaacgaaagtatttaaagataaaataatgatgaaatatttctttataaaagaaaaaaagaataagaactttATCAAAAGTGAAGCACCATAACAAAACTCATATCTTTGTATTGATAATGTTTTCTCTACCTCTTATGATTGTTTATCCATTTATATGGCTAGATTTGGTTGTGTTATCAATGAACAAAAATTACACCTTAAAAAGACCAATATGACCTTAATAACTTATATTGTCGTGGGTACCAAATAATCATATAGCTAGGGCATTGTGGTCAtggaaatcaaatcaaaaggaTGGTGGTAGTTAGGATATCATTGAGATGACTTTGTACTGaccttatctttattttattccgTAGAGTGCGTTGGTTTCCTAAGGACTATGTACAAAATGACGTTAATAGCTTTAACATTTTggtaattttatatgaaataaatataattaaattcacaaaaaaaatataaatcatatgtaAAGTAAAGAATTGACCGTTTGAttcctataattatttttgccCGAAAATGTCAGTTTAGATACCCTTGACTTATAAAACCTAAAAGACTCAAATACCCTAAACTCTTGAGGGTTTGACGAGGTCATATTAGCCAAGTTGTAATAAACCCAATAAATTATACCTCAAgtctttgtttttaaatgtttcaTTTTCAAGTTTACTTAATAAATTCTGCTCtctaatttatttctaattgttattttttcttaaatatattagaaaaatgtatgaaatgaatatttatattttaaattttaatttgttgttgtgAAAATGTatagcaaacaaaacaaataaatgttgttacaagaaagcaaaaacaaattgaaaaataaaataaaataatggtgAGTAAAAAGAGgaggtgaagaagaagaagaaagaaaagcaagaaagaaTAGCGACCTCTTgatctctttctttcctctctctttggggcttggtgtttttttttttttttttttttttcgcgtTTTGAGAGAGATACCAGTCTCTTTAATCCTCcattcttttcctttattttattgttaagcttcatctctctctctctctctctctctctctctctacactcACTAGCTCCGAGTGCTGCAAAGAGcaacaaagagaaagaaaaggagagaaagagaaagaaagagacgaGAGACAGAGGACAACACATATAGAGATAGAtaaatagaaagagagagagaaactaaGGAATTCACCAAGCTTTCAATACCACAGAAGAGAAAACGATGTCTGAGAGCTTTCTCTCCTTACATACTCTGAAACTCCAAGAGGTACTtgctttttttgtgtgtgtgtatatatatgagTATGATAAAAgtgaaacatatataaaaaagaattaaccaAATTTAAGGCACGAACAAGGACTCATTTGATACTTGTTGCTCGATCTTTCCCTCTCTCTTACTCTTTCTTGGTTTTAGTATGTTTCTTGATATGTTAAATCTAAGATAGTACTGTttatttcttgtgttttttggcCGTCTCTAAACTGATCCATATGTAGCAGATTTGATTGACAGAAGAAAGGAAATTATAAGGTTGTGACTTGTGAGGGTGCTACAAAGAAGATAATTgaaagagatgatgatgatgatcatctTCAAGATATTGATATGGGAATAGCTACAACACCTCCATTCCCTCCAATACTTCCGCACTCAAGCTCTCCGATACTACAAAACACTAAGTCCAACCCTTCAAATCATAATTCTATGTCCCAAGATTACCATCAAGGTATCTTTACCTTCTCGAATGGCGGTTTCGAGAGATCCTCAGTATCTCACCAAGAACATAATCAGCAGCAACAGCATCAGCAGCAACAGCACCATATAGCCCAACAGATCCGCAGGGATAAGCTTAGAGTTCAATCAGGCTATGATCAACCTCCACCGGCATTATTAGGTATTGAAGAAGAAGAGTCAAGTGGCCTTCCGGTCTACGAAACAGCCGGTATGTTATCAGAAATGTTCAATTTCCCTCCTGCTGGCGGACCAGCCACGGCTGTTGATTTGTTAGATCAGCCCTTGCGGTCTAATTACCGGACTCAGccacgacaacaacaacaacaacaacaaccggTGACAACCAACGATTGGTATAACAGCAACAACACGCAAGGTATGGCAGTAGGAGCTGGTTTGGGGATAGGCAATTCAAAAAATCATAGTAATAATGATAGCCGTGAAAGTTTGGCTCAACATCAGCATCAAATTTCAGGCATTAACGCAGATTCAGCTACAGCCATGCAGCTTTTTTTAATGAACCCATCACAACCAAGATCACCACtatctccttctctttctcatcatcaaccccCTCCTTCAACTTCCTCTACACTTCACATGTTGCTACCAAATCCTTCAAGTTCTCTTCAAGGGTTTAGTACTGTATCAGGTGGGGGATTTGGTGCTACTAGTGTTATATCTCCACCACAATTCACCTGGGTTCCTGATAGTTCTCATGTAGGAGGCAATACTGGTGCTCCACTCAGTAATCCAACTGAGATTAGCGGTGTTGTTGAAGGACAAGGACTTTctttatcattatcatcatctttGCAACATTTAGAGGCAGCCAAAGCAGAAGAATTGAGGATGGGAGATGGTGGGTTATTGTATTTTAATCAAGGAGCTGGTGGATCATCTTCTAGTCAATATTACAAGAGTCTGGGAGGTCACCAACACCATCAAGCATTACATTTACAAGGTGGAGTGGGACAAAACCACCACCAAGTTCAAGTTGGTTTTGGGTCATCATTAGGAGTGGTGAATGTTTTGAGGAATTCAAAGTATGTGAAAGCAGCACAAGAGTTGTTAGAAGAGTTTTGTAGTGTTGGAAGAGGTCAGTTCAAGAAAAGCAAATTTGGTAGACAAAACACAAACCCTAGTTCCAATAACAATCCAGGGGGCGGCGGCGgctcttcttcttcaacaaaagATCTCCCTCCCTTGTCAGCTGCTGATAGAATTGAGCATCAAAGAAGGAAGGTCAAACTCCTGTCGATGCTTGATGAGGCATGtgatctcctctctctctctctctctccccccccccccccctcaagagtaaagacttttttttttttctgggtttgtTTATTTGAGTACGTacatcaatgattttccaaatCACACGGACAAACAGAAAATTCCGGCAAGTTTCTCAACAGTATTATAAAAGATTTAAAGATCCCAAGTAGAAAAGCCGGCTGGTGCAATAAGGTTACATAAGATCTAGTTGGTAGAGCTAGCTAGATTAgtcatcatattattttattttattttcaatatttagtttttttccacATTGATTGTAAGGGTAGGCGATGCGTTAAGGTTTTTGGTTcggtaagaaaataataaaaagtctaCTATTATTAGAAGTACCTATCTATCTAGGCGTCCAACAAGAAACGACGTTCCTCCTGACTTGGAAGATGACTGTTAAGCCACCATATTACGTAAGGGAAGTTATTATGAAGCTACTGCTGCTAAAAAGATTGATACCCATCATAGTAATATtgcagagaaagaaagaaagaaagaaagccattgatattatatattaattagttgaCCTAGGCGCAGCGAGGGTAgtggttccttttcttttctccttttgtttttgtttttgtttatgcaTTACACAAGCAAGCCTGTCAAATTGGCTGTATTGGGGAAAGGCAGTAACGAAAGAAACACCAAGGATATTCCATGCTCCTATTAGCAATCATTTCAGTACTGTACCACCCTTTGGTTAACGCATttattctcctcctcctcctctctgcTATTTGTGTTTTCTTTAAGAACCATGAAAAGtcttatcaaatatatatatatttgtctttCTTTGTCTATTCTAACCCTTATCCTCTATCAGTGTCATGAATATCAAATCATGTCGCATGACTTAGTCCTATCATgatttattttcctcttttcttACACATCTGTTATGTATCTGCAATATGAGGAAGTAGAGAAAACAaccttttgagttaattttgttTACTTCATGGGACTTGATGTGgcaatttttcttatttaatgcGTGCCTTAAattgtgcttttttattttattacggTGGTATCAATAGATCCTCATGAACGATATTTTTACAGAAGGAACATTGCGATTGGTGAAATTTAatcattgtttatatatttaatatgagGGTCAATTTGTTCTACAAAATTGCAGGTGGATCGAAGGTACAACCATTATTGTGAGCAAATGCAAATGGTAGTGAACTCATTTGATCTAGTGATGGGTTTCGGGGCGGCGGTCCCTTACACTGCCCTTGCCCAGAAGGCAATGTCAAGACATTTTAGGTGTCTAAAAGATGCAATAGCAGCACAGTTGAAGCTTAGCTGTGAGCTACTTGGAGAGAAAGATGGTGCTGGGACCTCAGGGATAACAAAAGGTGAGACACCAAGGCTTAAGTTATTAGAGCAAAGTCTAAGACAACAAAGAGCCTTTCACCAAATgggtatgatggaacaagaagcTTGGAGACCCCAAAGAGGCTTGCCTGAACGATCTGTCAACATCTTAAGAGCCTGGCTTTTTGAGCATTTTCTCCACCCGTACGTTACTTTTACCTAAATTTCACTATACTAGCTAGCTACTCGTATCATATTCACAACAATCTAGAAAATGGAAACCTAAGAGAgttgaaaaatcaaagtataggCACTTATTATTAGTAGTAGACATTATAGTAGTAGTCGTAAAAGTTTTTACAGCATATATAATGATACTTTCTAATTTGTTAACAAGATAGATACTAACACGAGATCCAAGttcccttgtttttttctctagcTTTTTGTCCAAAATGTGCTTAAAGGAACAGTAATGCAGTGTCCTTGGATGTTGTCTGGTCAGCGAAAGCTGTCAAAGGGTTTCTATTTGGTTACTGCTTTTCCCTCTTATACATAAGTCCCCTGCTCCCTTTGCAGACCTCAGAAATTAGTTAAttgtgtcaaaaataaaataaaactttattaaaGCATTATTCAACTGaccacctttttctttttcttcacctctctctttctttctctgtgaaatcatgatttttatgataagtAACGCACACAAAATAATAAGAGCGATCGGTGAGTGCATGCAGTTGTTCCCCTTTAAACTTCTCTGAAGCCCCTACTACTGCCTGCTACAAAACACTGCtcatcttctcttctcttcccttaGATTCTCGTGCCCCATGTAAATATGGTACCCAAATAAAAGCTAGCAATATTGGTTTCTTTTTATTCGGTTTAGGTATTGACTCTGATGTCATTTTCTGAACTCTTTCTCAGGTATCCAAGCGATGCTGATAAACATCTGTTAGCTAGACAGACTGGTTTATCGAGGAAtcaggttctctctctctctctctctctctctctctctctctctacatacACACACACGCCCCTTTTGATCTCTTCTTAAACAAAACAGTAAATATTAGAGTACTATTCATTTAACATGAAAATGGAGATCGTACTATTctagagagaaaaacaaaaaaaacaagaagggaCCATGAGTAAGTTCAGTAGATTTGCATGGTTCTGGGCTTTA
This Populus alba chromosome 7, ASM523922v2, whole genome shotgun sequence DNA region includes the following protein-coding sequences:
- the LOC118063237 gene encoding BEL1-like homeodomain protein 2 yields the protein MGIATTPPFPPILPHSSSPILQNTKSNPSNHNSMSQDYHQGIFTFSNGGFERSSVSHQEHNQQQQHQQQQHHIAQQIRRDKLRVQSGYDQPPPALLGIEEEESSGLPVYETAGMLSEMFNFPPAGGPATAVDLLDQPLRSNYRTQPRQQQQQQQPVTTNDWYNSNNTQGMAVGAGLGIGNSKNHSNNDSRESLAQHQHQISGINADSATAMQLFLMNPSQPRSPLSPSLSHHQPPPSTSSTLHMLLPNPSSSLQGFSTVSGGGFGATSVISPPQFTWVPDSSHVGGNTGAPLSNPTEISGVVEGQGLSLSLSSSLQHLEAAKAEELRMGDGGLLYFNQGAGGSSSSQYYKSLGGHQHHQALHLQGGVGQNHHQVQVGFGSSLGVVNVLRNSKYVKAAQELLEEFCSVGRGQFKKSKFGRQNTNPSSNNNPGGGGGSSSSTKDLPPLSAADRIEHQRRKVKLLSMLDEVDRRYNHYCEQMQMVVNSFDLVMGFGAAVPYTALAQKAMSRHFRCLKDAIAAQLKLSCELLGEKDGAGTSGITKGETPRLKLLEQSLRQQRAFHQMGMMEQEAWRPQRGLPERSVNILRAWLFEHFLHPYPSDADKHLLARQTGLSRNQVSNWFINARVRLWKPMVEEMYQQESKEDEPGAEDRERKQANNNSNNSGIAQTPTPTTTTTGSSAPAATTTTIPSGKRSEINANENDPSLLAINRQCFSENQTKLSTSSSTTTTTIITPINITSATEAAPPPHAGQPFHDFADDTCRHGSIVTADYGTTSSNANAGGSTLIRFGTTTAGDVSLTLGLRHAGNMPEKSPTFSVRDFGGC